A region from the Beduinella massiliensis genome encodes:
- a CDS encoding TetR family transcriptional regulator: MNHAAASRDALLDAAERVVSDEGFEALSIRRLAAECGVAVGTVYNYFVSKSELVVAVIEHFWRSMLHGAVCAPPPHQRFTDYLCELYAALLDRVRRFRDGLLLRMASLSDEQRAMGLSLERRYYAHMEEGLLLALSQDEAVDPAVFSESFTQKALCEHVLTTMLTRLKAGKNDCAFLLCLLERILYPSQPHQKGD; encoded by the coding sequence ATGAACCACGCTGCCGCCTCCCGCGACGCCCTGCTCGACGCGGCGGAGCGCGTCGTCTCTGACGAAGGGTTCGAGGCGCTGTCCATCCGCCGCCTTGCGGCGGAGTGCGGCGTCGCCGTCGGCACGGTGTACAACTACTTCGTTTCCAAGTCGGAGCTGGTGGTCGCGGTCATCGAGCACTTCTGGCGCAGCATGCTGCACGGTGCCGTCTGCGCGCCGCCGCCCCACCAGCGCTTCACGGACTACCTCTGCGAGCTGTACGCCGCGCTGCTGGACCGGGTGCGCCGCTTTCGGGACGGGCTGCTGCTGCGCATGGCCTCGCTCTCGGACGAGCAGCGCGCCATGGGCCTCTCGCTGGAGCGCCGATACTACGCGCACATGGAGGAAGGCCTGCTGCTGGCGCTCTCGCAGGACGAGGCCGTCGATCCCGCGGTATTCTCCGAAAGCTTCACGCAAAAAGCGCTGTGCGAGCACGTGCTGACGACGATGCTGACGCGCCTGAAGGCGGGGAAGAACGACTGCGCGTTCCTGCTGTGCCTGTTAGAGCGGATTCTCTATCCATCCCAACCCCATCAAAAAGGAGATTGA
- a CDS encoding Cof-type HAD-IIB family hydrolase, with the protein MIRLIASDMDGTLLDSRKNMPPRFEDAVRALAARGVRFAVASGRQYECLLRDFEQVRDDILFIAENGALVMDRGRRLLVDPVPAGQLPGVIATVRAMPGAYPILCTAEGAFIEDREPVFMQNALMYYARCEIVPDLLALCAREDVCKIAVFDPLGAEHCSNPALRSAFPALSVILSGEMWSDIMRPGVNKGTAMRAIQRSLHISPEECMAFGDYLNDLELMQTCAHSYAMANAHPLLKAAARFEAPSNDENGVLRVIADALGIPL; encoded by the coding sequence ATGATTCGTTTGATCGCCAGCGATATGGACGGGACGCTGCTCGACAGCCGGAAGAATATGCCGCCCCGCTTTGAGGACGCCGTTCGCGCGCTCGCCGCGCGGGGCGTCCGTTTTGCCGTCGCGAGCGGCAGGCAGTACGAATGCCTGCTGCGCGACTTTGAGCAGGTGCGGGACGACATCCTCTTTATCGCGGAAAACGGCGCGCTGGTCATGGACAGGGGGAGACGCCTGCTCGTGGACCCCGTACCCGCGGGGCAGCTTCCGGGCGTGATCGCCACGGTGCGCGCGATGCCCGGCGCTTACCCGATCCTCTGCACGGCCGAGGGCGCGTTCATCGAAGACCGGGAGCCTGTCTTCATGCAAAACGCGCTGATGTATTACGCCCGCTGCGAGATCGTCCCCGATCTTTTGGCCCTGTGCGCGCGGGAGGACGTGTGCAAGATCGCCGTGTTCGACCCGCTGGGGGCCGAGCATTGCAGCAATCCGGCGCTGCGCTCCGCCTTCCCGGCGCTTTCGGTCATCCTCTCCGGCGAAATGTGGTCGGACATCATGCGCCCCGGCGTGAACAAGGGCACCGCCATGCGCGCCATTCAAAGGAGCCTTCACATCTCCCCCGAGGAATGCATGGCGTTCGGGGACTATTTGAACGACCTAGAGCTCATGCAAACCTGCGCGCACAGCTACGCCATGGCGAACGCCCATCCGCTGCTGAAGGCGGCGGCGCGCTTTGAGGCCCCCTCCAACGACGAAAACGGCGTGCTGCGCGTGATCGCCGATGCGCTGGGCATTCCGCTCTGA
- the metG gene encoding methionine--tRNA ligase, with protein sequence MCKDCEKKTFYITTPIYYPSDKLHIGHSYCSTAADTMARFKKLTGYDVYFLTGTDEHGQKIERKAAEAGVTPQQYVDRIVAGIKDLWKLMDVDYDDFIRTTDERHVKGVQRWFKQLYDQGDIYKSEYEGWYCTPCESFWTELQLKDGCCPDCGRPVEKTREESYFFRLSKYQDWLIQYIEEHPDFIQPPSRTAEMINNFLKPGLQDLCVSRTSLKWGIPVDFDPKHTVYVWVDALTNYINALGAGTEHDELYRKYWPADIHLVGKEIVRFHTIIWPIMLHALGLPLPRQVFGHGWLVIDGGKMSKSKGNVVDPVKLCERYGSDAVRYFLMREVPFGSDGEFTNEALIKRINSDLANDLGNLVSRSVAMIEKYFGGVVPAQAELDDLDKALIAQAEALPALVEKHMNALQFSLALSEIWKLVSECNRYIDLTTPWILAKNEADRPRLGTVLYNLLECSRIVAVLVGPFMPRTPERIFAQIGVAECGLKTWDSLGKFGGAVPGSRVCKGEALFPRIDVQKELELLEAERQAAIAAAAAPAEPEKPKPVFEQKAEIAFDDFEKLQLVVAKVLKCEKVPKADRLLKSTLKVGDEERVVVSGIAEHYTPEEMVGKKVVLLANLAPRKIRGIESRGMLLCAANDAAGELKLLSVEGDMDEGCEIG encoded by the coding sequence ATGTGTAAGGACTGCGAAAAGAAGACGTTTTACATCACCACGCCGATCTACTACCCCAGCGACAAGCTGCACATCGGCCACAGCTACTGCTCCACCGCGGCGGACACCATGGCCCGCTTCAAGAAGCTGACGGGCTACGACGTGTACTTCCTGACCGGAACGGACGAGCACGGCCAGAAGATCGAGCGCAAGGCCGCGGAAGCCGGCGTCACGCCCCAGCAGTACGTGGACAGGATCGTCGCGGGCATCAAGGACCTGTGGAAGCTGATGGACGTCGATTACGACGACTTCATCCGCACCACGGACGAGCGCCACGTGAAGGGCGTGCAGCGCTGGTTTAAGCAGCTGTACGACCAGGGCGACATCTACAAGAGCGAATACGAGGGCTGGTACTGCACGCCCTGCGAGTCCTTCTGGACGGAGCTGCAGCTCAAGGACGGCTGCTGCCCGGACTGCGGGCGTCCGGTCGAAAAGACGCGCGAGGAGAGCTACTTCTTCCGCCTGTCGAAGTACCAGGACTGGCTGATCCAGTACATCGAAGAGCACCCGGACTTCATCCAGCCGCCATCCCGCACGGCGGAGATGATCAACAACTTCCTGAAGCCCGGCCTGCAGGATCTGTGCGTGTCGCGCACGTCGCTCAAGTGGGGCATCCCGGTGGACTTTGACCCCAAGCACACGGTGTACGTGTGGGTGGACGCGCTGACCAACTACATCAACGCGCTCGGCGCGGGCACGGAGCACGACGAGCTGTACCGCAAGTACTGGCCCGCCGACATTCACCTGGTGGGCAAGGAGATCGTGCGCTTCCACACGATCATCTGGCCGATCATGCTGCACGCGCTGGGCCTGCCGCTGCCCAGGCAGGTATTCGGCCACGGCTGGCTGGTCATCGACGGCGGCAAGATGTCGAAGTCCAAGGGCAACGTGGTGGATCCCGTGAAGCTGTGCGAGCGCTACGGCTCCGACGCGGTGCGCTACTTCCTCATGCGCGAGGTGCCGTTCGGCTCGGACGGCGAGTTCACCAACGAGGCGCTCATCAAGCGCATCAACTCCGACCTGGCCAACGACCTGGGCAACCTGGTCAGCCGCAGCGTCGCGATGATCGAGAAGTACTTCGGCGGCGTGGTGCCCGCGCAGGCGGAGCTGGATGACCTGGATAAAGCCCTCATCGCGCAGGCCGAAGCGCTGCCCGCGCTCGTGGAAAAGCACATGAACGCGCTGCAGTTCTCGCTCGCGCTTTCGGAAATCTGGAAGCTCGTGTCGGAGTGCAACCGTTACATCGACCTGACGACGCCCTGGATCCTCGCCAAGAACGAGGCGGACAGGCCGCGCTTGGGCACGGTGCTGTACAACCTGCTGGAGTGCAGCCGCATCGTGGCCGTGCTGGTTGGGCCCTTCATGCCCAGGACGCCCGAGCGCATCTTCGCGCAGATCGGCGTCGCGGAGTGCGGGCTCAAGACCTGGGATTCCCTCGGAAAGTTCGGCGGGGCCGTGCCGGGCAGCCGCGTGTGCAAGGGCGAGGCGCTCTTCCCGCGCATCGACGTGCAGAAGGAGCTGGAGCTGCTGGAGGCGGAGCGCCAGGCGGCGATCGCCGCGGCCGCAGCGCCCGCGGAGCCGGAGAAGCCGAAGCCCGTCTTCGAGCAGAAGGCGGAGATCGCCTTCGACGACTTTGAAAAGCTCCAGCTCGTGGTCGCCAAGGTGCTCAAGTGCGAGAAGGTGCCCAAGGCGGACCGCCTGCTCAAGAGCACGCTCAAGGTCGGCGACGAGGAGCGCGTGGTGGTCAGCGGCATCGCGGAGCACTACACGCCCGAGGAGATGGTGGGCAAGAAGGTCGTTCTGCTGGCGAACCTCGCCCCGCGCAAGATCCGGGGCATCGAATCGCGCGGCATGCTGCTGTGCGCCGCGAACGACGCGGCAGGCGAGCTCAAGCTGCTGAGCGTCGAGGGCGACATGGACGAGGGGTGCGAGATCGGCTGA
- a CDS encoding DUF2871 family protein: MKKMVNTSFIYAIAAMAGGVFYREFTKFNGFAGRTSLGLVHTHLFLLGMLFFLVAALLSRALPLLSHRRFRLFYGLYNAGVCVTAAMLAARGVLQVLSVPVASALDASISGIAGIGHIMTGAGLVVFFTMLRGLAQDK, translated from the coding sequence ATGAAAAAGATGGTCAACACGTCCTTTATCTACGCCATCGCCGCGATGGCGGGCGGCGTCTTCTACCGGGAGTTTACGAAGTTCAATGGCTTTGCGGGCCGCACCAGCCTCGGCCTCGTGCACACGCACCTGTTCCTGCTGGGCATGCTCTTCTTTCTCGTCGCCGCGCTGCTGAGCCGGGCGCTTCCCCTCCTCTCGCACAGGCGCTTCCGCCTCTTCTACGGCCTATACAACGCGGGCGTCTGCGTGACGGCGGCAATGCTGGCCGCGCGCGGGGTGCTGCAGGTGCTGTCCGTACCCGTCGCCAGCGCGCTCGACGCCTCGATCTCCGGCATCGCGGGCATCGGCCACATCATGACCGGCGCCGGGCTGGTGGTGTTCTTCACCATGCTGCGAGGCCTCGCCCAGGACAAATGA
- a CDS encoding substrate-binding domain-containing protein: MAATIKELSQYCGLSISTVSKALNGYADISEKTRAAVLRAAEEIGYHPSAIARALKTNRTYNIGVLFVDENESGLTHHYFSAVLDSFKREAERRGYDITFINHNIGRTQMTYLEHSRYRNVDGLCLACVDFYSPEVVELSRSDLPLVTIDHPFMGHTCVQSQNEAGMRELVRYVYGKGHRRIAFVHGGRSTVTDLRISGFYTSMGELGLEVFAPYIAGCSYCNPSSAYVEVKRLLRLSTPPTCILMSDDYAALGALQAAEEAGLRVPEDLSVAGYDGIQLTQLLRPRLTTLRQDTERIGCEAAARLVDRIEQPEAFCPPFVFVPGELIEGQTVADIAGA, translated from the coding sequence ATGGCCGCGACCATCAAAGAGCTGTCTCAGTACTGCGGGCTCTCCATCTCCACGGTTTCCAAGGCGCTCAACGGCTACGCCGACATCAGCGAAAAGACGCGCGCGGCGGTGCTGCGCGCGGCCGAGGAAATCGGCTATCACCCCAGCGCCATCGCCCGCGCGCTCAAGACGAACCGCACGTACAACATCGGCGTGCTCTTCGTGGACGAGAACGAGAGCGGGCTGACGCACCACTACTTTTCCGCGGTGCTCGACAGCTTCAAGCGCGAGGCCGAGCGGCGCGGCTACGACATCACGTTCATCAACCACAACATCGGGCGCACGCAGATGACGTATCTGGAGCACAGCCGCTACCGCAACGTGGACGGGCTGTGCCTGGCCTGCGTGGACTTTTACTCGCCCGAGGTGGTGGAGCTGAGCCGGAGCGACCTGCCGCTGGTGACCATCGACCACCCGTTTATGGGGCACACCTGCGTCCAGTCCCAGAACGAGGCGGGGATGCGCGAGCTGGTGCGCTACGTGTACGGCAAGGGCCACCGGCGCATCGCGTTCGTGCACGGCGGGCGTTCGACGGTGACGGACCTGCGCATCTCCGGGTTTTACACCAGCATGGGGGAGCTGGGGCTGGAGGTTTTTGCGCCCTACATCGCGGGCTGCTCCTACTGCAACCCCTCCAGCGCCTACGTCGAGGTAAAACGGCTGCTGCGCCTTAGCACGCCGCCCACGTGCATCCTCATGTCGGACGACTACGCGGCGCTGGGCGCCTTGCAGGCGGCGGAGGAAGCGGGCCTTCGGGTGCCGGAGGACCTGTCCGTCGCGGGCTACGACGGCATTCAGCTCACGCAGCTGCTGCGCCCGCGGCTCACGACCCTGCGTCAGGACACGGAGCGCATCGGCTGCGAGGCGGCCGCGCGCCTGGTCGACCGCATCGAGCAGCCGGAGGCGTTCTGCCCGCCCTTCGTGTTCGTGCCGGGTGAGCTGATCGAAGGGCAGACGGTGGCGGACATAGCGGGAGCGTAA
- a CDS encoding MBL fold metallo-hydrolase: MKLQFLGTAAAECWPAIFCECPACLEAARRGGRNIRHRSGAIVNDRVLIDLSADLYAMKLRLGLNLSRVRHVLITHAHSDHFYRETLENYLPGYAHIAHHGPLHLYGSAHTRAFFEEYAHSDACEPLGDHVVFHEVAPFERFRADTLCVTAYPAVHGCPGSLFYRIEEEGRSLLYAHDTGLWGEEAWAHLASEGRLSAVSLDCTFGPTHSDYTGHMGFSQNLQVKERMERSGLVQPGARFICHHFSHNGGMLHEEMCARMNPEGFDIAYDGMTVEI; this comes from the coding sequence ATGAAACTGCAATTCCTCGGAACCGCCGCCGCGGAGTGCTGGCCCGCCATCTTCTGCGAGTGCCCCGCGTGCCTGGAGGCCGCGCGCCGCGGGGGCCGGAACATCCGCCACCGCTCGGGTGCGATCGTAAACGACCGCGTGCTCATCGACCTGTCCGCCGACCTGTACGCGATGAAGCTCCGGCTCGGCCTGAACCTCAGCCGCGTGCGTCACGTGCTCATCACGCACGCGCACTCCGATCACTTCTACCGCGAGACGCTGGAAAACTACCTGCCCGGCTACGCGCACATCGCACATCACGGGCCCCTGCACCTGTACGGCAGCGCGCATACGCGGGCGTTCTTCGAGGAATACGCGCATTCCGACGCCTGCGAACCGCTCGGGGACCACGTCGTCTTCCACGAGGTCGCGCCCTTCGAGCGATTCCGGGCGGATACGCTCTGCGTCACCGCCTACCCCGCGGTGCACGGCTGCCCGGGCAGCCTCTTTTACCGCATCGAGGAGGAGGGCCGCTCTCTCCTGTACGCGCACGACACGGGCCTTTGGGGCGAGGAGGCGTGGGCGCATCTCGCGTCCGAAGGGAGGCTTTCCGCCGTCAGCCTGGACTGCACGTTCGGCCCCACGCACTCGGACTACACGGGCCACATGGGTTTTTCGCAAAACCTGCAGGTGAAGGAACGCATGGAGCGGTCGGGCCTCGTCCAGCCCGGCGCGCGCTTCATTTGCCACCACTTTTCGCACAACGGCGGCATGCTGCACGAGGAGATGTGCGCGCGCATGAATCCCGAAGGGTTTGACATCGCCTACGACGGAATGACGGTGGAAATCTGA
- a CDS encoding TatD family hydrolase, with protein MEQAENGALFPLFDTHAHLNDERFTFDGGQEALIEALSPAGVQLCTCVGADMASSAEVVALARRYDFLYAAVGVHPHDAKAFSEADVPQLTRWLTEEKKVRALGEIGLDYYYDLSPRDVQKEVFSRQLDLAYELGVPACLHVRDAHGDTLDLLRAHRGRLPVMVLHCCSASWESAKVYLDLGCYISFAGPVTFKKSVNLQEVASKVPSDRLLIETDSPYLAPEPVRGRRNDPRNVAHIARRVAEIRGEEPKALAERTFENGKRFYGID; from the coding sequence ATGGAGCAGGCAGAAAACGGAGCGCTTTTTCCGCTGTTTGACACGCACGCGCACCTGAACGACGAGCGCTTCACGTTTGACGGCGGGCAGGAAGCGCTGATCGAGGCGCTTTCGCCCGCGGGGGTTCAGCTTTGCACCTGCGTGGGCGCGGACATGGCCTCCAGCGCCGAGGTGGTCGCGCTCGCGCGCCGGTACGATTTCCTCTACGCGGCGGTGGGCGTGCACCCGCACGACGCCAAGGCGTTTTCCGAGGCGGACGTGCCGCAGCTCACGCGCTGGCTGACGGAGGAAAAAAAGGTGCGCGCGCTGGGCGAAATCGGGCTGGACTACTACTACGACCTCTCCCCGCGGGACGTGCAGAAGGAGGTCTTCTCGCGCCAGCTCGACCTGGCGTACGAGCTGGGCGTGCCCGCCTGCCTGCACGTGCGCGACGCGCACGGCGACACGCTGGACCTTCTGCGCGCGCACCGGGGGCGGCTGCCCGTGATGGTGCTGCACTGCTGCTCCGCGAGCTGGGAGAGCGCAAAGGTTTATTTGGATCTGGGCTGCTACATCTCGTTTGCGGGCCCCGTGACCTTCAAAAAGTCCGTGAACCTGCAGGAGGTCGCGAGCAAGGTGCCGTCGGATCGGCTGCTCATCGAGACGGACAGCCCCTATCTCGCGCCGGAGCCCGTGCGCGGGCGGCGTAACGACCCGCGAAACGTCGCGCACATCGCGCGGCGGGTGGCGGAGATTCGCGGCGAGGAGCCGAAGGCGCTCGCGGAACGGACGTTTGAAAACGGCAAGCGGTTTTACGGCATAGATTGA
- a CDS encoding GNAT family N-acetyltransferase codes for MFRAFNGSFFALPPIETPRLLLRKITMADARDIFAYSRDEEVARHVLWEAQRSIRDAREYVRYLQRLYRNDQPASWGIIDKATGRLIGTVGFMSYSADHNSAEIGYSLARDYWNRGIMTEAVRAVLRYAFEKMQLHRVEAQFELDNPASGRVMEKAGMQKEGVLRGRLYNKGRYVDVALYAILREDYMSKTHGGHA; via the coding sequence ATGTTCCGAGCGTTTAACGGCAGCTTTTTTGCGCTGCCCCCCATCGAGACGCCGCGCCTGCTGCTGCGCAAGATCACCATGGCGGACGCCAGGGACATCTTTGCGTACAGCCGGGACGAGGAAGTCGCCCGCCACGTGCTTTGGGAGGCGCAGCGCAGCATTCGCGACGCGCGCGAGTACGTGCGCTATTTGCAGCGCCTCTATCGAAACGACCAGCCCGCGAGCTGGGGCATCATCGACAAGGCGACCGGCCGCCTCATCGGCACGGTCGGCTTCATGTCCTACAGCGCGGATCACAACAGCGCGGAGATCGGCTACTCCCTCGCGCGCGATTACTGGAACCGGGGCATCATGACCGAGGCGGTGCGCGCGGTGCTGCGCTACGCGTTTGAGAAGATGCAGCTCCACCGCGTGGAGGCGCAGTTTGAGCTGGACAACCCCGCGTCCGGGCGCGTGATGGAGAAGGCGGGCATGCAAAAGGAAGGCGTGCTGCGCGGGCGGCTTTACAACAAGGGGCGCTACGTGGACGTCGCCCTCTACGCGATACTGCGCGAGGACTACATGAGCAAAACGCACGGAGGACACGCATGA
- a CDS encoding helix-turn-helix domain-containing protein, with amino-acid sequence MHHKIQWRYFAALLIPSLVILLLAVWLIFYTHSRGIEAMQQDVEKSNLRVAESIAENMDMLLEQIRLNASNLAIQIDKVDAGKGNQLALYRSTIDQMTYLQLNTESLLNPAVSRGFVFLFEEDRAISQSSTLHQAKELFERYFRLNNEDYADFKQRFTAAYCSGTVLPDVEVGYLDEVYRTWVIAQTLPADPTQSPRGVILFTLDQAALRERLSEGLADEDSVCLLADDSGGRLISRGDSARWDEGAVESLLADVSGRPAGVHTLRLGDGQEYLVTVAEGRTSRIVTAQPRVNAFRGVYDYNKGMLLLSVLVALLSVTVAVISTHRNVNSVQGVMDSIAPENQSASATNVFEYMQEAIRSSQRREALLSAHADQQQSLLQDIFLRRLLRGEFMLESDLIREQHMAGVSLEGACYLVLLLVFRQAEDADEQAMREISGVMCSEFGQEHIRMAEMNAGSVACLLMMEEAELRESVESVASLLAQRLGVTCFASSTVLSAMDVPRAYREVRVMARMPQSGIGELLWYGDLYQDDALYNFEYGQYTETKLCNSIAAGNVQSTREILDDLYENSMKHSVHAAHVLRFFAYDLYRLASHIGTDAHQGEDRSRFLVRLRDRMDSVIDHPKNFDGFFEEIQQYCIRVCERNMNRGRSVQSELLQNVLRHIDEQFTDPLLSVSGIAQHLGISDKYLSQLFKEQTNEKISSYIENKRIAYACELLRTTDLSINEVATASGYALTHTFRVAFKKVQGVTPLQWKNISVS; translated from the coding sequence ATGCACCACAAAATACAATGGCGCTATTTTGCCGCCCTGCTGATTCCTTCCCTGGTGATATTGCTGCTGGCCGTATGGCTGATCTTCTATACGCACAGCCGGGGGATAGAGGCCATGCAGCAGGACGTTGAAAAGAGTAATCTGCGCGTGGCGGAGAGCATTGCTGAAAACATGGACATGCTGCTGGAACAGATTCGGCTGAACGCTTCCAACCTGGCTATCCAGATCGACAAGGTGGATGCCGGCAAGGGAAATCAGCTGGCTCTATATCGCAGCACCATCGATCAGATGACCTATTTGCAGCTCAACACGGAGAGCCTTTTAAATCCGGCGGTAAGTCGAGGCTTCGTGTTCCTGTTTGAGGAGGATCGGGCGATTTCGCAGAGCAGCACGCTGCATCAGGCAAAGGAGCTGTTCGAGCGCTACTTCCGGCTGAACAACGAGGACTATGCCGATTTTAAGCAACGCTTTACCGCAGCTTACTGCTCGGGAACGGTGCTGCCGGACGTAGAGGTCGGCTATCTGGACGAGGTATACCGTACCTGGGTCATCGCACAAACCTTGCCCGCCGACCCAACCCAGTCGCCCCGGGGCGTAATCCTCTTCACGTTGGATCAGGCCGCGCTCCGCGAGCGGCTGAGCGAAGGGTTGGCGGATGAGGACTCCGTGTGCCTGTTGGCAGACGACAGCGGTGGACGGCTCATCAGCCGAGGCGATAGCGCACGTTGGGATGAGGGGGCGGTCGAATCCCTGTTGGCGGACGTCTCCGGGCGGCCGGCGGGCGTCCATACCCTGCGCCTCGGCGACGGGCAGGAATACCTGGTGACCGTTGCCGAGGGACGGACAAGCAGGATCGTCACCGCGCAGCCCAGGGTAAACGCTTTTCGGGGCGTCTACGACTACAACAAGGGCATGCTGCTGCTATCCGTCCTCGTAGCGCTGCTGTCCGTGACGGTGGCGGTGATCTCCACCCACAGAAACGTCAATTCCGTGCAGGGGGTTATGGACAGCATTGCGCCGGAAAACCAGTCTGCCAGCGCGACGAACGTCTTCGAGTACATGCAGGAGGCGATCCGCTCTTCTCAGCGGCGCGAGGCGCTGCTCTCCGCGCACGCCGACCAGCAGCAGAGCCTGCTGCAAGATATCTTTCTCAGGCGTCTGCTCCGGGGGGAGTTCATGCTGGAATCCGACCTGATAAGGGAGCAGCACATGGCGGGCGTCTCGCTTGAGGGAGCCTGCTACCTAGTGCTGCTGCTCGTCTTCAGGCAGGCAGAAGACGCCGACGAGCAGGCCATGCGCGAGATCAGTGGAGTCATGTGTTCCGAGTTTGGGCAGGAGCATATCCGCATGGCGGAGATGAACGCGGGCAGCGTGGCCTGCCTACTCATGATGGAGGAGGCAGAGCTTCGCGAGAGCGTGGAGTCTGTGGCGAGCCTTCTCGCGCAAAGGCTCGGCGTGACCTGTTTTGCCAGCAGCACAGTGCTTAGCGCAATGGATGTCCCCCGCGCTTACCGGGAGGTGCGGGTCATGGCCCGTATGCCGCAGAGCGGGATAGGCGAGCTGCTCTGGTACGGCGACCTGTATCAGGACGACGCGCTCTATAATTTCGAGTATGGCCAGTACACCGAGACCAAGCTGTGCAACAGCATCGCGGCGGGTAACGTTCAAAGCACGCGGGAAATCCTCGACGATTTGTACGAAAACAGCATGAAGCATAGCGTGCACGCCGCACACGTGCTGCGCTTTTTTGCCTACGACCTGTACCGCCTGGCCAGCCACATCGGGACGGACGCGCACCAAGGCGAGGACCGAAGCCGATTCCTCGTCAGGCTGCGGGACAGGATGGACTCCGTGATCGACCACCCGAAGAATTTCGACGGTTTTTTTGAGGAAATTCAGCAGTACTGCATCAGGGTCTGCGAGCGAAACATGAACCGCGGCCGCAGCGTGCAGAGCGAACTGCTGCAAAATGTTCTGCGGCACATCGACGAGCAGTTCACGGACCCGCTGCTGAGCGTTAGCGGCATCGCGCAGCACCTGGGCATCTCGGACAAGTACCTCTCCCAGCTCTTCAAGGAGCAGACCAACGAGAAGATCAGCAGCTACATTGAAAACAAGCGGATCGCCTACGCCTGCGAGCTGCTCCGGACGACGGACCTGAGTATCAACGAAGTCGCAACGGCTTCCGGCTACGCGCTGACGCATACGTTCAGGGTGGCCTTTAAAAAAGTGCAGGGCGTGACCCCCCTGCAATGGAAGAACATCAGCGTATCCTGA
- a CDS encoding HDIG domain-containing metalloprotein yields the protein MDLTYESAFSLLRKYNQEPFHLRHAMTVAAVMARYADALGYGEERDFWGVVGLLHDIDFERYPEEHCKKCLEILRAEHLPERLVRAVACHGYGLCSDIAPEHEMEKVLYAADELTGLIGAAGKMRPSGSIQDMELKSLKKKYKSPAFAAGCSREVIANGAQMLGWDLDRLLSDTLEHMKPDEDAINEAMAKLGL from the coding sequence ATGGATTTGACGTACGAATCGGCGTTTTCGTTGCTTCGGAAATACAACCAGGAGCCTTTTCACCTGCGCCACGCGATGACCGTCGCGGCCGTCATGGCCCGCTACGCGGACGCGCTGGGCTACGGCGAGGAGCGCGACTTCTGGGGCGTCGTGGGGCTGCTGCACGACATCGACTTCGAGCGCTATCCCGAGGAGCACTGCAAGAAGTGCCTGGAGATCCTGCGCGCGGAGCATCTGCCGGAGCGCCTCGTGCGCGCCGTCGCCTGCCACGGCTACGGCCTGTGCTCGGACATCGCGCCGGAGCATGAGATGGAAAAGGTGCTCTACGCCGCGGACGAGCTCACCGGCCTCATCGGCGCGGCGGGCAAGATGCGCCCCTCCGGCAGCATTCAGGACATGGAGCTGAAGAGCCTGAAAAAGAAGTACAAGTCCCCCGCCTTCGCCGCGGGCTGCTCGCGCGAAGTGATCGCCAACGGCGCGCAGATGCTCGGCTGGGATCTGGACAGGCTGCTTTCGGATACCCTGGAGCACATGAAGCCCGACGAAGACGCCATCAACGAGGCCATGGCAAAGCTGGGGCTGTAA